ctttgcccgaacggcgacttcgtcgccacggaattcatttggcaaagggtctgaaaactagacaataccaaattgcgtttgtttacaagcagagcgccactacgacaaaatattgaaaggtttgaatcaaaagcgcggccgagcccagcagtgtaaacggacaaaattgcgaggctcggccgcgcaattgaggccggactcggccgcggccgagccgcggccgagcccggccccgcactgtaaacggggtctatgattccaatggacagaatatttcatgaggtgaaagatgaaatgatccattcaacgaggcgcagccgagttgaatggatcaaacatttcatctttcaccgaatggaATATTCTGCCCAttgcatgaatgaaaaacatttattatttgttttatataacgcctaaaatagatccttgtcatttgatgttttattaatttagaaacaagagagaatctgtGATCGcaagagtgctcactgagctcTTTGCGCTAGCGtgctgtcgcatacacacactgcaaacgcaagcgttttACACGCGTAGTGTGCTGGGCTCTCAGCGaacgtgcaatggagcaaatcgtatggatccaaaattgcacggtaaatggagccacaattgcacagatgatgacgtcatagtgaaatgggccgaatgatcaatgtcaaacaaccaatcaaatgacaaggatctcttcaggcgttatataatatatgatgaCTGTTCACGATTTAGTGTCATGCCCACATCTATACAGGATATCGTGTAGGGTGATTCGCATTGGTCAGTACCAGCCACTGCTAAATGGAGATCCCTGCTTAAAGGGGAGATAATCTTGTATCCCTGCTCTTCTCTATTAATCAGGGGCCGCAATACTCGGTAAAAATATTTCACACATATCAGTCATGAATACTTCATTATCAGACTTACAACTATTACTGTAGCTGCTTGTGCTCAGAACTAAATGTTTACTGGGTACATAGCAGTCACTGAATGGCCTCGTATGGGTGAAATTGAAGAGAGTTTTGGACAATTATTTGAACACATCAGTTCATGACCCCACATGACTAAGGTTCATTCGGCTGCAGATTTTCATGTCAGATGAGAGACAGAAGAACTTAAAAGTAATACAACTCCAAAGACTTagcacatatacaatgtattaagtCTTTCTTCAACTCAACTGAAATGATTTGCATTTGTGTCAAGAGGCAAAGCTGTGGCATTCTGCCATTAAAGCAGCATTTAATTGGTTTATCATTTGTAGGACATGGATATGTAGGGTGCATTAATAGGGATTAGCAATTTGTAATCCATACGACTCCTTAATGTGCTGTTTCACATTTTGGCGTTGTTGATGGTGCCATGTGCCGTGCATTTTGCCCAGAATGGTTGACTTTATGTTATTAGCATGGGGATCTTCAGACAGACATCAGCGGAGTTTGGTTGCAGCTACAAAGTTGTGATATCCTGAATCCCTGCGAGCCTTGGGAGAATTATTGTAAAGTGATAAGTGCAAACCTGAgtcaaatgattaaaaatgtctGGAGGAATTACTTGCTGTACGTGCCCTTGTGATAACTGTCTAGCGACATAATACTTCACTGACTAGAGGAAGACTTGGCAGAAatcaaaaagaggaaaaaatagtGATTTCTAACTAAAGTGTTTAAATGAAAGGAAAGTTAAATCTCTCGTAAAATGGCACAGAAAGTCACTATTCCTCCTTTATATATAATGAACATTGCTGTAAAAACTATGCCTTGGCAGTGTTTATATGATGATAGTAAAGGACATCTATAATGAATGCACTTCAAAATATCGTTGTAAGCactggaagaaagaaaaaaaaaaaacagcagcaaaGCAGAATCACAGCAGTTACAATATTGTAACTTACAAAGCAAAGTGTAATTTTGTTCTCATGGTAACTAAGCAACACTCCTAGCCTTATAATAGCATGCTAATTTTTGTCAGGATTTCGTATGACTTTGGATTTTCGGATAGTGTTTTatattgaaattaaagatcATCACCACCACATACTTTTGAAATGAGTTTTCAATATTCTTACGTGTCACTTTTATGGATAATCCTCCCTGAAGTGTTAAGAGCATTTATTCAACACATTTATTTATCAGTAAAATGTTAGTTGTGTCCACCAACACTCTCTTAACTTCTCCTGGAAGGAGACTAAGTTTGTCTCTGTTACGTCAGCTTGCGATCGACTCCTCACCTTACACCCCCACAGAAGGATGTGCCTGTGATGTGCTTCAAGAGATCTGATACAAACAGACCATATTTCCTTCCCCTCATCTTCTCTTGTCTCCTATCATGTCATCCCACAGGGCATTGATACTATGGAGGAGTTTGACCTGAACCCCCAGACGCCTACCAGCCCCCAGCCCCAGCCAGATCTTTTTGCCTCCCCACCTACCACACCCTCAGTGGCTGCCACAGCGGCTGCCGCTGCAGCCCCAGCTCCCGCTTCAGACCTCTTCAACCTGTCTGGCCCTCCGGAGCCCCAGAAGCCACCTGTCACTAAGGCTGTGAGTCTGGACTCTGCCTTTGGATCCTCTGACCCATTTGCAGTGCAGGTATGATGTGGCATCCACTGACCCcaatttgctttatttttctctttctggaAACTAATAGTACATGTAGAAAgattaagcaaaaaaaaaaaaaaaattaaagcctttattcatttactgtgtatgtggtattttttttccagagttTTTACTCTTTGCAAATACTTTTGCACTAGTTTCATGTCATGCAAAATGCACAAAGTTTCcacaccatgaaaatttccacccCTACAGTTTTTTCATGTATAGtagatttgttctttttgacacctgttgtatttcacttcatgcaatgaacatgtacaatgtagcttcTCACATCTGGTATTGGTGCTTACTTTCTCATTGCAGGCTACTCCAACAGTTGCAACAAACAGTGCTGCACCCCCAGCCAGCAGCACCCCATCAGATGACCTCTTCAAGGAATTCAAGGACACCTTCACTACACCGGCCCCCCAGCCAGTCAACGCCTTTCAGGCACCCATGGCCCAGCCGGCAACCAACCCCTTTGGTGCTGcacctgctgctgctgctgcaccTTTCCAGGCCAACTTTGGTGGAATGGGGGCTGCTCCAGCACCGTTTGCTGGTGCACCAGCAGCATTTGGAGGTGCACCAAGCATGTTTGGGGCGCCTCCACCAGCACAACCTGCAGTAGATCCCTTCGGAGGTGGGCCTGTGTTTGGTGACAGCCTGCTGGCCCCAGACACATCAGCCAACCCGCTGAACAAGCCCAAGCCTCAGAAATCAGATCCGTTCTCAGACCTGGGTGCCCTGGGATCATCAAAGTCGGATGCACCAAAGAGCAATAAGGAGATGTTTGCCAATTACAAGATTGGCAAGCCCGGTGAAGCCCAGCCTGCTCCAGAAGTCAAGCTGACTGGAGGACCCAAGAGACCGCCTCCTGCCATTCCAACGAGTCCAGAGAGTAGTACGTGTCAAGCATCATTATCTCCCCCTAATACACTTGATTTGAAAAAGCTTCATAGCGAAGGGCAAGATGTATTTACCATGCCTTCCCCCGAGggccctcccccaccccttcccccaGACACATTGCGGACTAAAGACCATGAACCAGATAGCTCCCTCTGTGAAGAGGAAGATGCTAACATCAGCTTGCCACTCCCCTCTAGCCCTCCTCCTCCCTTGCCTTCATATGTTAACATCAAGGATGTCCATGCCAGTAACACTCTTGCTGAAATAAATCTTGGAAGTGATGCACtcccaccacctcctcctccaaGATCCAAATCTTCCTCACAACTCAGGATCAGTGTGTCCAACCCCTTGCCAGTTCCTCCTAGAAACAGAAATCAGTCCTCCCCACCCCACAGTCCACACTCGGAGACGGCCAGCATCAAATCATGTGATGCTCGCTTCGTCTCCAGTACTCCACCTCCAAATCGAGTCTCTTCCCCTTCAATAGTGTCCACCAACAGTGCTCTTAGCACCCTTGATGAGCTCCAAGGCGAGGACCACTCGTCTGGAGTAACCAGTAACTCTGCTCCATCTCATTCTAATAGCATGAACAGCTTATCTAGTGTGTTTGACAGCAACAATGTATCCACTGACACTTTTGATAATGATTCTAGTGTACCATCACCTGCACCCAGTCCCATCGCTTCATCTTTGTGTCATGAAAACTCAGCCAAACCTATTGACATAATGCTGCCAAAGGCTTCATCAGCTAGCATCCACAATAGGGGTCCatgttcaacttcccaagacTCACTGTACAGCTCTGTGGAAACCCTATCTCTATCTTCCTCACAAACCATCCATCCATCAGCCAAAAGCTCTCATCCAGTCCATGGTAATCATGCATCAAAAGTCACAACAGCTTCCATCTCCATTTTGTCCACGTCGGCGCCAGTCAGTCAAGACTCGTTCTCAAAGGCCAATCCTCGGTCCGGCCGGTCGCTGTCACCCATTGTACTTCCCAAGCTCCCTGTCCACGAGGATCCGTTCGCAGACGACCCATTCTCGCGACACTCTCCATCGGTCAAGAAAACATTTGTTCTTGATTCATTCACAAACTCTTCGGtcacctccaccaccaccaccaccaatgtCGCCGTCACGAGTCACTCGCAAATGTCAGACATGTGGTCATCTCATGAAATCACATCAGCGAACTCTGACTCTAAATTTGGCGTTGTCATCAATTCAGATCCTTTTGCTCCCGGAGGAGCTCCGGTAACAAACGGCGGAGCCAGTCAGGCGGGGAACGACCTCTTTGGAAACTCCTTTGACACGTTTGACTTCAGTAACCCAAATCAATGATCACTCAATATCCCATTACCTGCAACAAGGTGAgacctacaaattgtatgtcCTATCAGTAAAGCCAAACAGTTTATAGATTTCTTGCTAAAAGCATCATGTTAATGACTCACAGAAAATCTTGTGTCAAAGGATCTTTGCACAAAAATTTGTTTGCACAAAAGCAGTTTGACTTTAAGAACAATGTCTCTTGGATTATCATACAAAGTACATCAACTGTAGAATGTCAGATATTGAATGTATCTGTtagtttcaaaagttatcatgGAGTCTGTAAATTGATTACTTTAGTTCCTAGCTGATATCTGTCTGCATTTTATGaagaaattcaaaaacaaaattctcaGTGGTTTTGTTGAAGATAGGGTACTCCGCAATTATCAAATTTATATGCATggtcttacattgtacatcatatgAGTTACATTGAACACAAACAATTGAAAGTAATTTGATGCTCATAGATCAATACATGTTGTGATAACTCCTCGATCTGTGCAGAATTTTGCATGTATTTGACGATTGTTATGACTACCCTTGTACTTTGTAATCAATTCAGTAAAGAATTTGAATGGTCTTATGATTTTCAGGTACTCCTAACTTTTGGCCATGTTGCTGTGTGAAAATAGATTCCATGTCATATTCGTAGCATTCAGATTGAAGTTAAAAACACAAACTTTCTCTCTTAAAGTCTTTGCTCCTCTCAATTTCTGTTATGTATTTAATCACATTAAGACAACTCACTGCAGTGTATTTTATATTCATCCTagtctctttcttttctttgattgtATAGATATCTGCTGAGATCGCATGCATGATATGCACATAACCGCATGATATTTATTTGTCACGTTTAACATACTTTCCGCACCATACTGTCATCATCCCATTGCTGTGCAGTCTACTGAGCATGcttaccaatttttttttttctacccacTGACAGAATATGGGAGGTCTCTCCCAAacaatttgtgtttatagaatGAGTTTGAATCAGTTTTATTATTTGCTCAAGTCTGCTTGTTGAGTTTGAATCAATTTTATCATTTGCATAATTctgcttgtttgtgtttttttaaatttcttccAAACAATCTAATTTGTATtgagtttgctttttttttcaatatttccatTGCAACAGAATTCTTGCCAGAGTGACTTGTGAAATTTGAGGCAGTAAATATTTTAAGAGAGAAAGTTTGTATGCACACCTTTTGTACGATGTAGAAATCCGTCAAGGTTTGTGGTCCAGTTAGAATGTTGAATGATTAGGTGTATCATAGcatttttaattttgaaaaaaaaaatcaaatgactGTGTCTTGCATCAGAGCTGACAGTGAAATGCTGATTTTCTGCCAAGACCATATTAAACGAAgtaatgtattcttttttttttagacgcaCTGAAATAGTGATATATTGATGACTTTTGCAAGTTGCACGTCTTTGATTGTAATTGATTTTTGATCTACCACGTAATATTTTACTAGAATGACACAATACTTTATACTGATTGGTTTACACCACGGTAGCTGTAACAACAAGAAGCACACAACACCAAGACATATTTTTGTGGACATACTCTGCTTGCAATTTtctctttgaaaaaaacaaaaacaaaaacaaaaaaacaagcagAATTCTATTAACTGGTTAGAAAGTTTATCGGGAGAGAGTTTTTACTCTCTGGAAGCACAAaaattaaccctaaaaagactggggggggggggggggggcctaaaaggcccccccctcgacatttcgcgcgactactctgcaacacgcaatgccctcgccgcgatgctctatgacttttttctttcaagtttcccgcacattttgacaccaaatttgtgacgcctgggggtacggttctgaagttacataacattttgtacatgcatgtgaggccgaaaatggctcaaaaatgtgattttgtgtacaaagtcaatgcaaattgagttttttcacataaATATACTTATTTTTGCTCTCAAtggctgaaattaatttgttttaggagtattatgcttcaaaaagtgtctgccacaagtTTTGTttcagaaaacaacaaaaacaaagggtcgaaaaaacaaagaaatacttaagaaattcatgaaacaataaaataaataagaaattgattttgataccgaattttttttcaagtgcatttgctaagaatgccacaaagaataattagaccaaaaatgagcacttttggagctttatttactgatttagatcaaagagtctgatttctcgcataaattagcataattaatcaaaataaaataaaagaagactatttttggaaaatttaaatatacgatcttgtagattacatcgcacactaccattgtgcaaattttcgcggcgATCACGCGATCcatggccgagatcttaagggggggccctttaggccccccccccccccagtctttcgagctaccaaaatagcccagtctttttagggttaaagtgGCTGACAAAATTGACAAGTAGCAATTGTAAACATGAACCCTCCTATGTAGTCTAGAGCTGTACAAAATTTACGTTGCTGTCAAAATACAGAGGTGAAGGTTTTTTGCTTCTCACATAGAACAGACACCGACTGTGTTTgcttttgtcttgtcttgtccaCAAATCTCTCTTTCATTTCCTCCTTTTCGTACAGCTTTGATCCTGCAATAGTCACTCACTGTAGGGAGTGGCTTCACCTTACATTCTCGGAAAATGGCATGCAGAAAACTTTGACGACGACTCAGTATCTGGAATCCTACGGCGGGGCGGATGGCACCCACGGACACAAACCTTCAAGGAGAAGAAGACAATGAATTAAATGATATCACCATCCTGCTTCCACATCTGAGATGTGTTTCATATGTTATGATTTCATATCTGATAAATGTGATAAAAAATTTTTGACAACTctattttttgtgatttttttttatccaaagGAGATATTCCTTTGTGATGTTATATAGAATGATGTTTTATTGTGTGAGGATTATAGTAATACACTGCATGGTTTAAAACAGTACATTCCCTCGTAAAACTATCCCACATTGTGTGTTATGTACAAACTGTACCTGCTTTAATGCTTCAGTCTTCAAGATGTCTTAtattttttattccattttcatAAATCAGCTCATGATAATATTCTTACCTTTTGATGTAGTTACAGGGCCATGAAAAGATCTCAATGTACATCAACATTTTTTGCTAGAAGAACATCTATGTCATTTGTGTTACTCTCTGCAAATGCGTTACAATGTATTCATGTAAATTAGCTTGTAAGGAATGATAAGATGTGAGAGCTAAGGTTGCACTGACTTGCTTTAATAAAGCCACCTCTTCTGAGTTCtgttgtatttgtttaaagtttgtgtgtcccttttgcaGCGCTGAAAGttagattcctttcataagctggtaCATTGTAGAAGCATGTAAGTCAAGCCTTTCCTCGGAATgataaaactggaaacttctttatgatggaggGGGAAACGGTACTAAGATTTCTAGTGAATTTATTTGGACCCCGcaaaaaaatatgtcattttcaGTACAAAAGGGAGCGTATTCTCAGGTGACACGAGgttagtttttcttttttttttagagctcGGAGTATGTATTACTGTAATAATATCATGCACAATATTGAGAGACATtcaagcaaaattttgtgacgTTTGCAAAAGGGATATGCAACCTTTAAGAGAcatgatttgtgatgtgtttATAGCAGCTCTGCATAAAGGCAGATTGATGTGGTGACAATGTATTCataaatttgttgaaaatcatGTATATCGATTGTAATCATGGAGTTATGTTTTTTCCTATTTGTATCAATTATTACCCAAACCTTATCAAAACCGAAGCTTCAAGTGTGCAACTGTatcatgtcatttattttgtatgtaatcATTTTTGTTAATGCCTTCCATACTTGTATGTTGATCTTAGATAGAGAGTAATGAATTACATTTTAGTTTATTTCATTCTAGTGATTAAGTCTTCATTTTCATGTTCTTATTTGGTTTGGGACCATGTATTGGTAAGCAAATCAAGCGCAACTCAATAGTTCTGTGATGTGACTTGTTGAATCTTTGGGACTCCAATATTTCAAGATTTGAATTTACatgaatttgtatttttcaGTGAGAAAATAGGTGTGCTAttctgaatgttttttttttttctgcctttgctttttttttgatatgctGAGTATGCATCCTTTAAAGTCACATGATTTTCATGATTATGTGTTTAAAGGTTCATGCTAGCATTGTAACTATCATTTATGATTTCTTTCCAGATAAAAACAATATCACCAAAGAATGATGTTACAAGACTTCTCATTTTCTAAAGAGCATCAAGAAAAGTCTAGTTAGTATGATGGTGGCATTTGGATGTTCAGTGCCAACGTACATGTAGATGtaatgatatttgatatttgatattttcacagTATGTTTTCTCTACTTTCAGCAAGGAACATAatgattttcatgtttttgtaatTATACATCAGTGAAACATTGATTACTGTCTTGCCAAATGTGATCTTTTTTAATATaactctcttttttattttttactataTTTCCTATCTGATTTTCATCTTTGTGTAATTAGTCTTCCAAGTTTACTATCTTTCACTATGTCTTCCAAGCTATACTTATGCCAGAAAATCTTGGCTTTGTGCTTCTTACAGTAATTCTATCTTTTGCATAAATCAATTATTTTAGTCATGTAAGATAGTATGTATTTGGTATCTCATAgtgatttgtatttcttttgtagATTTATGACAAGATGAGTGGACAACAAAATTCATGGTTAGATTTTCTTATGATACGATTTATATTTTATAAACACTTTATTTTCTGACATAGATGGTTATAGATATGATGTAGAGAAGATGAAAgattttgtcaaattttgatTAGTGATGAGAATGTCTTCACTCatgctctctctccctctctccctctctctctctttctctctctctctctctctttctcacaccATATAAtcctcttttctgtttttttttgtttttttttgttttttgtttttttacagaaTGTTAGAAATCTAAGATGTATATTAACCATCAAATGGACACAAGCTAAGGATGGGTACTGCAGAGATACCATTCGTTGCACTCATTGCAgtattttgtactgtttttatttctttcaaaaatacTGCAAGTTTCCTTTAATATATAAGTTTTCCCAAATTCTATTGCTACGCATGTCTATAGCAGGAAAGGTAAAATTACTATTTTTTCCGACCAAAATATGCCTGTCCAGCTCTCAGAATACCGCAGTGCTCTTCACAAGGTTGACATCTCTGGTAATGGGTAAATTTCAGAGGAGTATTAAACACTGTACCAGCATATTTCACTATTAACATAGGAACACTGCTGTTGCTATAGTTATTGTAGGTATTACTGAAATTACAgttgattttaaaaatgacaTTCCAGATTGCTCTTTTTCAACAAGGATATgataacatgtgaaatatgtttGAGCTAAATGTATAGCATCAGGAGATATCATTCTTGTCAAATTATTGTAGCCATTGTTTTTTATTCACCCTTTTGAGACTCATTCAAAACCAGTCTTCTGTCTCctctcaccaaaaaaataaaaaacaaatcctGCTTTGAGTAATAATTCCAAGGACAAAAGTTACTCACCCAAGCAGAAAACAGCTTGCAAAACAAAGAGTTGATCCTTATGCTTGATTTCAAATGCAAGTCATGATTCAGTTCGAAACCACAGCACTTTATGGCCATTGAACATTACCATAGTACATTGCCCCCAGGCATTAGACTTCTTGCATAGTAACCAGTGATTTGGTTCTACATGAATGGCATGTAATGTAAGAGTAGCTAGATGTGGGAAAAAATgatctttatttttgtaaattccTAATTCTGTATTTATTCCTCTTTTTCTAAGTCTATGGGGGTGAGATTATAAACATGAGGAACTTTTGTCACAAAATGAATGGGGCGGCAATGTTATATCCTATTTCCTGCAGAAATAATGAAACTCTGTAGTTTTCACCTAGTAACAGTTATTTTTACTCTGCACGTAGTGCACTTATATCCCACTTTATTTCCACGAATGTCACAACTCTCATTTGCACACTGTAATATGGTGAActttttcatggaaatgaaatgctTATGGTCGAAGTGATTGTAACAAATTAGTGATGGCAAAGGTTTTGGTACTGCATGTCAGAGATGTAAAGCTTATCAATCCTTCTGTCAATAATTGTTGCTCACACAgatattaatcattttcaagGGGAAGCTAAATAAGACTTGTGTAACTGttctttgttgttttctcaCGTAATACATGAAATATGGCTGATGCCCAAAATGTGAggtgtacagtggactcctgttataacaaagtcctcgggaccagcagttttctttcgttatattgaaattataaccgaacaaataaacaataccaaaacatagagtggataatgttgcagccctaatttttacttcgttgaaaccaaaattttgttataaccatgttcattataacgggagtgcactgtacgtGGCAAAAAGACATTCTTGTCGTTTGGAATGAAAAAGCTCAACTTCCACATGTGACCCTCAGTGTTGCATGGGGCCATTGACTAAAGGATGTCACAAGTCACGTTaattcacatacaatgtacatgtatcattattcCCCGTAAGCTTACACAACACCACCATAGCATCATGAGTTGTATAGAGATAATGTTACTCTGCTTTGTTGTGGCCAAATGTGCACCTCCAATTATGCACTTTTACCCTTTTTTATGCTCTGC
This sequence is a window from Diadema setosum chromosome 13, eeDiaSeto1, whole genome shotgun sequence. Protein-coding genes within it:
- the LOC140236903 gene encoding uncharacterized protein; the protein is MIKRKTLDAGEAREDRFMLPGVDFKAKLIGIEPVAEARGDKMCLDAMIKLKYLVKTSGEHKPRIIINVSIEGVRILDERTREVLHQHEVHRISFISRDPTDFRAFGYVTGEQGNHKFYGIKTEKQADALVLTLKDLFEVVLDLKKQQIAAQKKQEEITGQSSTPATEAEPKQIASFKNPPPAENGTTQEESEPTYAQVNKPKLTELAAHLNEQTTPGGLLDLEKEVANLQMGIDTMEEFDLNPQTPTSPQPQPDLFASPPTTPSVAATAAAAAAPAPASDLFNLSGPPEPQKPPVTKAVSLDSAFGSSDPFAVQATPTVATNSAAPPASSTPSDDLFKEFKDTFTTPAPQPVNAFQAPMAQPATNPFGAAPAAAAAPFQANFGGMGAAPAPFAGAPAAFGGAPSMFGAPPPAQPAVDPFGGGPVFGDSLLAPDTSANPLNKPKPQKSDPFSDLGALGSSKSDAPKSNKEMFANYKIGKPGEAQPAPEVKLTGGPKRPPPAIPTSPESSTCQASLSPPNTLDLKKLHSEGQDVFTMPSPEGPPPPLPPDTLRTKDHEPDSSLCEEEDANISLPLPSSPPPPLPSYVNIKDVHASNTLAEINLGSDALPPPPPPRSKSSSQLRISVSNPLPVPPRNRNQSSPPHSPHSETASIKSCDARFVSSTPPPNRVSSPSIVSTNSALSTLDELQGEDHSSGVTSNSAPSHSNSMNSLSSVFDSNNVSTDTFDNDSSVPSPAPSPIASSLCHENSAKPIDIMLPKASSASIHNRGPCSTSQDSLYSSVETLSLSSSQTIHPSAKSSHPVHGNHASKVTTASISILSTSAPVSQDSFSKANPRSGRSLSPIVLPKLPVHEDPFADDPFSRHSPSVKKTFVLDSFTNSSVTSTTTTTNVAVTSHSQMSDMWSSHEITSANSDSKFGVVINSDPFAPGGAPVTNGGASQAGNDLFGNSFDTFDFSNPNQ